Proteins encoded within one genomic window of Streptosporangiales bacterium:
- a CDS encoding SAM-dependent methyltransferase, whose product MSGSPRFSPQWLALREPADAAARAGSLLELLRPWLPTDRATAIRDLGSGTGSMVRWLAPRLPGPQHWVLCDRDPQLLARAVESVPADAADGTAVTAEPEVGELAAIRAADLAGTTLVTASALLDVLTTTELDALVEACTTAGCPALLTVSVVGRVELDPPHPMDAEIAAAFDDHQRRSAGGHRLLGPDAVAAAAERFMRVGAEVHRRPSPWQLGSADAELTAQWLTGWVTAATEQRPELAPAAADYLRQRLASCTAGAMRAVVRHEDLLALPARRPGATGGSST is encoded by the coding sequence ATGAGCGGGTCGCCGCGGTTCAGCCCGCAGTGGCTGGCGTTGCGCGAGCCGGCGGACGCGGCCGCTCGTGCGGGTTCGTTGCTCGAGCTGCTGCGGCCGTGGCTGCCCACGGACAGGGCGACGGCCATCCGCGACCTGGGCAGCGGCACCGGTTCGATGGTGCGCTGGTTGGCCCCTCGGTTGCCCGGTCCGCAGCACTGGGTGCTGTGCGACCGTGACCCGCAGCTGCTCGCCAGGGCCGTCGAGAGCGTGCCGGCGGATGCCGCCGACGGTACCGCCGTGACCGCGGAACCCGAGGTGGGCGAGCTGGCCGCGATCCGCGCGGCCGACCTGGCCGGCACCACCCTGGTGACGGCGTCCGCCCTGCTCGACGTGCTGACCACGACCGAGCTGGACGCGCTCGTCGAGGCGTGCACGACGGCGGGATGCCCGGCCCTGCTCACGGTGTCCGTGGTCGGCCGGGTGGAGCTGGACCCGCCACACCCGATGGACGCCGAGATCGCCGCGGCGTTCGACGACCATCAGCGCCGTAGCGCCGGCGGCCACCGGTTGCTCGGGCCGGACGCGGTGGCCGCGGCCGCCGAGCGCTTCATGCGCGTGGGCGCAGAGGTGCACCGCAGGCCGAGCCCGTGGCAGCTGGGGTCGGCGGACGCCGAGCTGACGGCGCAGTGGCTGACCGGCTGGGTCACCGCGGCGACCGAGCAGCGGCCGGAGCTCGCCCCGGCCGCGGCCGACTACCTGCGGCAGCGGTTGGCCAGCTGCACGGCGGGTGCGATGCGGGCCGTGGTGCGCCACGAGGACCTGCTCGCACTGCCGGCGCGCCGGCCGGGCGCTACGGGCGGTTCGTCGACTTGA
- a CDS encoding glycosyltransferase has translation MCAALQQAGWQVREHAVDGSWPRPDAQARTGLAKVLAAVPDGAVAVLDGLVAGGVPDVVVPHAERLRLVVLVHLPLGDETGLPADVAADLTAGERETLHAATVVVVTSRWAAARVTEQYGLAAADVRVVAPGVDRAPVAPAGDGSKLLCVAALTPRKGHDLLIEALAAVGDLPWTCACVGPQRDPQRLAELERLIERHRLGDRVQLAGPVVGDRLAAAYAAADLVVLPSRTETYGMVVTEALAHGRPVLATAVGGVPEAVGADETGRVPGLLVAAEAGALAAGLRRWLTEPQLRSALAESALRRRGSLTGWASAGRRLGEVLESLS, from the coding sequence ATGTGCGCGGCGCTGCAGCAGGCCGGTTGGCAGGTGCGAGAGCACGCCGTGGACGGCAGCTGGCCCCGCCCGGACGCGCAGGCGCGCACCGGGCTCGCTAAGGTGCTCGCTGCCGTGCCGGACGGCGCCGTCGCGGTGCTGGACGGCCTGGTCGCCGGTGGCGTGCCCGACGTCGTCGTGCCGCACGCCGAGCGGCTGCGGCTCGTCGTGCTCGTGCACCTGCCGCTCGGCGACGAGACCGGGCTGCCGGCCGACGTTGCGGCCGATCTGACCGCGGGGGAACGAGAGACGCTGCACGCCGCGACCGTCGTGGTGGTGACCAGCCGCTGGGCGGCGGCGCGCGTGACCGAGCAGTACGGCCTGGCCGCCGCCGACGTGCGGGTCGTCGCGCCCGGCGTCGACCGGGCACCGGTGGCGCCCGCCGGTGACGGGTCCAAGCTGCTGTGCGTGGCCGCGCTGACGCCGCGGAAGGGACACGACCTGCTGATCGAGGCACTCGCGGCGGTGGGAGACCTGCCGTGGACCTGCGCCTGCGTGGGACCGCAGCGCGACCCACAGCGCCTGGCCGAGCTGGAGCGGCTGATCGAGCGGCACCGGCTCGGCGACCGGGTCCAGCTGGCCGGTCCGGTGGTCGGCGACCGGCTGGCGGCGGCGTACGCGGCGGCCGACCTCGTGGTGCTGCCGTCGCGCACCGAGACGTACGGCATGGTCGTGACGGAGGCGCTGGCGCACGGCCGCCCGGTGCTCGCCACCGCGGTCGGCGGGGTGCCGGAGGCGGTCGGCGCCGACGAGACCGGGCGGGTGCCAGGGTTGCTGGTGGCCGCCGAGGCCGGCGCGCTCGCCGCCGGCCTGCGCCGCTGGCTGACCGAGCCGCAGCTGCGCAGCGCGCTGGCCGAGTCTGCGCTGCGCCGCCGCGGCTCGCTGACCGGCTGGGCCAGCGCCGGGCGGCGGCTGGGTGAGGTGTTGGAGTCGCTGTCATGA
- a CDS encoding 6-carboxytetrahydropterin synthase, with the protein MFSITVRDHVMIAHSFTGDVFGPAQRLHGATYVVDATFRRPELDADNIVVDIGLATEQLRAILAELNYRNLDDEPTFAGVNTSTEFLAKVVADRLADRVHAGALGDGALGLSAIEVTLHESHVAWASYERALR; encoded by the coding sequence ATGTTCAGCATCACCGTGCGCGACCACGTGATGATCGCGCACAGCTTCACCGGCGACGTGTTCGGGCCCGCCCAACGGCTGCACGGCGCGACGTACGTCGTCGACGCGACCTTCCGCCGCCCCGAGCTGGACGCGGACAACATCGTCGTGGACATCGGGCTCGCCACCGAGCAGCTGCGTGCCATCCTCGCGGAGCTGAACTACCGCAACCTCGACGACGAGCCCACGTTCGCCGGCGTGAACACGTCGACCGAGTTCCTGGCGAAGGTGGTCGCGGACCGGCTGGCCGACCGGGTGCACGCCGGTGCGCTCGGTGACGGCGCGCTGGGGCTGAGCGCGATCGAGGTGACGTTGCACGAGTCGCACGTCGCCTGGGCGAGCTACGAACGTGCCCTCAGGTAG
- a CDS encoding dehydrogenase, which yields MERTAQAFWVESPGVGAIREVTLPEPGLQDVVVRSLYSGISRGTETLVFRGGVPPSQHDVMCAPFQDGGFPGPVKYGYLNVGVVEHGPQALLDRVVFCLYPHQTRYVVPAGAVQPVPDAVPPGRAVLAGTVETAVNALWDAAPLIGDRVAVVGAGMVGCCVARLAAGLPAVQVQLVDPDPARAEVAAALGVPFAAPVDATGDCDVVVHASATAAGLARSLELLAPDGEVVELSWYGDQQVAVPLGEFFHSRRLAVRASQVGEVAAARRARRTTADRLAIALELLADPVFDALVTGESDFADLPTVLPRLADGDLPALCHRIGYGRG from the coding sequence ATGGAACGCACTGCGCAAGCTTTCTGGGTCGAGTCGCCGGGCGTCGGTGCGATCCGCGAGGTGACGCTGCCGGAGCCCGGCCTGCAGGACGTCGTGGTGCGCAGCCTGTACTCCGGGATCAGCCGGGGCACCGAGACGCTCGTCTTCCGCGGCGGCGTCCCGCCCAGCCAGCACGACGTGATGTGCGCGCCGTTCCAGGACGGCGGCTTCCCCGGGCCGGTCAAGTACGGCTATCTGAACGTCGGCGTCGTCGAGCACGGGCCGCAGGCGCTGCTCGACCGGGTGGTGTTCTGCCTCTACCCGCACCAGACCCGCTACGTGGTGCCGGCCGGCGCGGTGCAGCCGGTGCCGGACGCCGTGCCGCCTGGCCGGGCGGTGCTCGCCGGCACCGTGGAGACCGCGGTCAACGCGCTGTGGGACGCGGCGCCGCTGATCGGGGACAGGGTCGCCGTCGTCGGGGCCGGCATGGTCGGCTGCTGCGTCGCCAGGCTCGCCGCCGGGCTGCCCGCCGTCCAGGTGCAGCTGGTCGACCCCGACCCGGCCAGGGCGGAGGTCGCGGCGGCGCTCGGCGTACCATTCGCCGCACCGGTGGACGCCACCGGTGACTGCGACGTCGTGGTGCACGCGAGCGCGACGGCCGCCGGCCTGGCCCGCTCGCTCGAGCTGCTTGCGCCCGACGGCGAGGTGGTCGAGCTCAGCTGGTACGGCGACCAGCAGGTCGCGGTGCCGCTTGGGGAGTTCTTCCACTCCCGCAGGCTCGCCGTACGGGCCAGCCAGGTGGGTGAGGTGGCCGCGGCCAGGCGGGCGCGCCGCACCACGGCCGACCGGTTGGCGATCGCGCTCGAGCTGCTCGCCGACCCGGTCTTCGACGCGTTGGTCACCGGCGAGAGCGACTTCGCTGACCTCCCCACGGTGTTGCCGCGGTTGGCCGACGGCGACCTGCCTGCGCTGTGCCACCGCATCGGCTACGGTCGTGGCTGA
- a CDS encoding CDP-alcohol phosphatidyltransferase family protein produces MRPLPTLPLRACTTGRWEPLLGAVAAVLVVSALVAAFHLPPLGWLAGLGYTAVGGAVLTVALRRTGAPLGPAGRVTLTRAALIAGVTALVAAAFLGDVPTAALVALAALALTLDAADGYVARRTRTASSFGARFDMETDAYLVLVLSVHVSTLLGPWVLAIGAMRYAFGAAALVAPWLGGPLPDRYTRKVVAATQGVVLVTVSTEILPAPAATAATALALAALLWSFGRDVLLLRRVRRSSPPAARRRSRAAS; encoded by the coding sequence ATGCGACCGCTGCCCACGTTGCCGCTGCGCGCATGCACTACCGGCCGGTGGGAGCCACTGCTCGGCGCTGTAGCCGCAGTGCTCGTCGTGAGCGCGCTCGTCGCGGCGTTCCACCTGCCACCGCTCGGCTGGCTCGCCGGACTCGGCTACACGGCCGTCGGCGGCGCCGTGCTGACCGTGGCACTGCGCCGTACGGGAGCGCCGCTCGGGCCGGCAGGTCGGGTCACGCTGACCCGCGCGGCCCTGATCGCCGGCGTCACCGCGTTGGTCGCCGCCGCGTTCCTCGGCGACGTCCCCACCGCTGCACTCGTCGCGCTCGCCGCACTCGCGCTCACCCTGGACGCCGCCGACGGGTACGTCGCCAGGCGCACCCGCACCGCCTCCTCGTTCGGCGCGCGCTTCGACATGGAGACCGACGCGTACCTGGTGCTCGTGCTCAGCGTCCACGTCAGCACGCTGCTCGGCCCGTGGGTGCTGGCGATCGGCGCCATGCGCTACGCGTTCGGCGCCGCCGCGCTGGTTGCGCCATGGCTGGGTGGCCCGCTGCCCGACCGGTATACGCGGAAGGTCGTGGCAGCGACGCAGGGCGTCGTGCTCGTGACGGTCAGCACCGAGATCCTGCCGGCTCCGGCCGCGACCGCGGCGACCGCGCTGGCGCTGGCCGCGCTGCTGTGGTCGTTCGGCCGCGACGTCCTTCTGCTCCGGCGCGTCAGGCGTTCGTCGCCGCCGGCAGCACGTCGCCGGTCTCGAGCAGCGTCTTGA
- a CDS encoding metalloregulator ArsR/SmtB family transcription factor has protein sequence MDEVFRALADPSRRQLLDSLNAKNGQSLRELGAGLQMARQSVSKHLAVLAAANLVTTVRRGREKLHYLNPVPINAIADRWMTQYDRERTRALADLKNALETPMTDTRFVYTTYIETTPQRLWQALTDPAFTRRYWGVTFTSDWQVGSTVTWEQLGVTIADASQVVLESEPYRRLAYTWHVLTPEFAASVDLSDEVYAQLAAEPQSKVTFDLEEQGRTVKLTVTHDAIEPGTKLLEMVSSGWPEILSSLKTLLETGDVLPAATNA, from the coding sequence GTGGACGAGGTGTTCCGGGCGCTCGCCGACCCCAGCAGGCGGCAGCTGCTCGACAGCCTGAACGCGAAGAACGGGCAGAGCCTGCGCGAGCTGGGTGCCGGCCTGCAGATGGCGCGCCAGTCGGTGAGCAAGCACCTGGCGGTGCTCGCGGCCGCCAACCTGGTGACCACCGTCCGGCGTGGGCGGGAGAAGCTGCACTACCTCAACCCGGTGCCGATCAACGCCATCGCCGACCGCTGGATGACCCAGTACGACCGCGAGCGCACGCGCGCGCTCGCCGACCTGAAGAATGCCTTGGAGACCCCGATGACCGACACCAGGTTCGTCTACACCACGTACATCGAGACCACGCCGCAGCGGCTCTGGCAGGCGCTGACCGACCCGGCGTTCACCCGCAGGTACTGGGGAGTGACGTTCACCTCGGACTGGCAAGTCGGCTCCACCGTGACCTGGGAGCAGCTCGGCGTGACCATCGCCGACGCCAGCCAGGTCGTGCTGGAGTCCGAGCCGTACCGCAGGCTCGCCTACACCTGGCACGTGCTGACGCCCGAGTTCGCCGCGTCCGTGGACCTCAGCGACGAGGTCTACGCGCAGCTGGCGGCGGAGCCGCAGTCGAAGGTGACCTTCGACCTGGAGGAGCAGGGTCGCACGGTGAAGCTGACCGTGACGCACGACGCGATCGAGCCGGGCACGAAGCTGCTCGAGATGGTGAGCTCCGGCTGGCCGGAGATCCTGTCCAGCCTCAAGACGCTGCTCGAGACCGGCGACGTGCTGCCGGCGGCGACGAACGCCTGA